In a genomic window of Infirmifilum sp. NZ:
- a CDS encoding CopG family ribbon-helix-helix protein, whose translation MRRVSVTLPDEVYKALEELEAKTRIANRSRLVGDAVMLLYNQTLEDDAVYAGGLVVVYDHSRGETVYGVVDAQHDYTDLVRGSIHVHLTEEKCVEVIAVQGKGAEIKELASRLRKVSGVITVQHSLVKV comes from the coding sequence ATGAGAAGAGTGTCTGTCACACTCCCCGATGAGGTCTACAAGGCCCTCGAGGAGCTCGAGGCTAAGACGCGGATCGCGAACAGGTCCAGGCTCGTGGGAGACGCGGTCATGCTCCTCTACAACCAGACCCTTGAGGACGACGCGGTTTACGCTGGGGGCCTCGTGGTCGTCTACGACCACTCGAGGGGGGAGACGGTCTACGGTGTGGTGGACGCGCAGCACGACTACACGGACCTAGTTAGGGGGAGCATCCACGTCCACTTAACAGAGGAGAAGTGCGTCGAGGTCATCGCGGTTCAGGGAAAGGGGGCTGAGATCAAGGAGCTGGCTTCCAGGCTGAGAAAGGTGAGCGGCGTCATCACAGTCCAGCACAGCCTGGTGAAAGTCTAG
- a CDS encoding AbrB/MazE/SpoVT family DNA-binding domain-containing protein, with amino-acid sequence MIRVVAVDDKGRVVIPKELRKRLGLRRGEQLLLVAVSDDTIVLRKLDVRKLLATIAREVSEKGVPLEKIDLEVEKEADRLATEKIKEILSGH; translated from the coding sequence ATGATCAGAGTTGTGGCTGTTGACGACAAGGGTAGGGTTGTAATCCCAAAGGAGCTTCGCAAGCGGCTTGGCCTCCGCAGGGGCGAGCAGCTCTTGCTAGTCGCGGTCAGCGACGACACCATCGTTCTCAGGAAGCTCGACGTCAGGAAACTCCTGGCAACAATCGCTAGGGAGGTTAGCGAAAAGGGGGTCCCCTTGGAGAAGATCGACCTTGAAGTGGAGAAGGAGGCAGACAGGCTTGCAACGGAGAAAATCAAAGAGATTCTTAGCGGACACTAA
- a CDS encoding PaREP1 family protein, with translation MAVRSRGAANERVHVGEHLEVAEAYLSRALELLGKGDPHDAAEKLWASVRRVTLALTELALGRAAPERGETWRAFVARALRVAGLEGSRAEELASAFVGVRDRLHGAVFYGAVYEEQEHRPVFEKGFEYVRIVAGLVSRLAGAAT, from the coding sequence ATGGCCGTCCGCTCAAGAGGTGCTGCGAACGAGCGGGTACATGTGGGTGAGCACCTTGAAGTCGCGGAGGCCTACCTGAGCAGAGCGCTTGAGCTGCTCGGGAAGGGCGACCCCCACGACGCCGCCGAGAAGCTATGGGCCTCGGTGCGTCGTGTCACTCTCGCGCTTACCGAGCTCGCCCTCGGCCGCGCAGCGCCCGAGAGGGGCGAGACGTGGAGGGCGTTCGTCGCGAGAGCCCTTCGGGTAGCTGGCCTCGAGGGTAGCAGGGCGGAGGAGCTGGCGTCAGCGTTCGTCGGGGTTCGGGACAGGTTGCATGGGGCCGTGTTCTATGGCGCTGTCTACGAGGAGCAGGAGCACAGGCCGGTGTTCGAGAAGGGCTTCGAGTACGTGAGGATCGTTGCAGGCCTCGTATCCAGGCTCGCGGGCGCCGCGACCTGA
- a CDS encoding nucleotidyltransferase domain-containing protein, giving the protein MHSNEKLKDSAEVLRRLSRVVEDPELLEGLCATIAELVEAFRPLSVVVAGSLARRRFVKGVSDVDLLVVVERVRDEDRFHLRAVGSTDVEITVVGLDELVEAVRRGNQFYRECLDGVEVYGSLLPELRRRAGLQG; this is encoded by the coding sequence ATGCACAGCAATGAGAAGCTGAAGGATAGCGCCGAGGTCCTAAGGAGGCTTAGCCGGGTCGTTGAGGACCCGGAGCTCCTCGAGGGCCTCTGCGCCACCATAGCCGAGCTGGTGGAGGCCTTCAGGCCGCTCTCCGTCGTGGTCGCCGGCTCCCTGGCGCGGAGGAGGTTCGTGAAGGGGGTGAGCGACGTCGACCTGCTAGTGGTGGTCGAGCGCGTCAGGGACGAGGACAGGTTCCACCTGAGGGCTGTGGGCTCCACAGATGTGGAGATCACTGTGGTGGGGCTCGACGAGCTCGTGGAGGCGGTGAGGCGCGGGAACCAGTTCTACAGGGAGTGCCTCGACGGCGTGGAGGTGTACGGCTCTTTGCTCCCAGAGCTGAGGCGCCGAGCCGGCCTGCAGGGCTAG
- a CDS encoding carbon-nitrogen hydrolase family protein, translating to MKVALHQMVAGPNKEENLRRVLEKLSRADADLHVFPEYLMGVGEGGVSREHVHALAEPLEGPFAASVVEKSGELGTAVAFSAFLREGDGVYNAAVLADRGRVVTVYRKVHLFDAFGYRESSVFAPGDSLAVARLGDFTVGLAVCFDLRFPELFRAMALRGAELFIVPSAWYRGPYKVEQWLALTAARAHENTAYLIAVDQTGSLFAGHSTIVTPLGHRLVDLGEREGVIVVEINRGEVEEARRLVPVLQLLRRDLYVRWYGDSGA from the coding sequence GTGAAGGTCGCGCTCCACCAGATGGTTGCTGGGCCCAACAAGGAGGAGAACCTCCGCAGGGTCCTTGAGAAGTTGAGCAGGGCTGACGCGGACCTCCACGTCTTCCCGGAGTACCTCATGGGGGTTGGTGAGGGAGGCGTTTCGCGCGAGCACGTCCACGCTCTGGCCGAGCCGCTCGAAGGGCCCTTCGCCGCCAGCGTGGTGGAAAAGAGCGGGGAGCTGGGCACCGCCGTAGCGTTCTCCGCGTTCCTAAGAGAGGGCGACGGGGTCTACAACGCCGCCGTCCTGGCGGACAGGGGCAGGGTGGTGACGGTCTACAGGAAGGTGCACCTCTTCGACGCGTTCGGGTACAGGGAGTCCAGCGTCTTCGCTCCAGGCGACTCCCTAGCCGTGGCGAGGCTGGGCGACTTCACGGTGGGCTTAGCTGTGTGCTTCGACCTGCGCTTCCCAGAGCTCTTCAGGGCCATGGCGCTCCGCGGCGCCGAGCTATTCATAGTGCCCTCGGCCTGGTACCGGGGGCCGTACAAGGTGGAGCAGTGGCTCGCGCTCACGGCCGCGAGGGCCCACGAGAACACCGCCTACCTCATCGCGGTCGACCAGACTGGGAGCCTTTTCGCGGGCCACAGCACTATCGTCACCCCGCTCGGGCATAGGCTCGTGGACCTCGGGGAGCGCGAGGGGGTCATAGTCGTGGAGATCAACAGGGGTGAGGTCGAGGAGGCCAGGAGGCTTGTCCCCGTCCTCCAGCTGCTGAGGCGCGACCTCTACGTCAGGTGGTACGGGGACAGCGGAGCTTAA
- a CDS encoding class I SAM-dependent methyltransferase produces the protein MPVRLLRDELRELYSTYIEELKPAVVVDVGTGLGESLRALVEASGSKASVLTIDVDCSTLQRARAVTHHAYERGAVDLMCADAHKLPLRGESVKLLATVAMLHHLADAEAFVEGCARVLARGGVAVIVDWTPGSRLSPHPPSEHREALAKLKRLLPEYLKLEDLRVYKDYFIAVGAKP, from the coding sequence ATGCCTGTAAGGCTGCTCCGGGACGAGCTGCGTGAGCTGTACTCCACGTACATCGAGGAGCTTAAACCAGCCGTCGTAGTCGACGTGGGCACAGGCCTGGGGGAGAGCCTGCGAGCGCTGGTCGAAGCCTCGGGGAGTAAAGCCAGCGTCTTGACGATCGACGTGGACTGCTCCACGCTCCAGAGGGCGAGGGCCGTCACCCATCACGCGTACGAGCGGGGAGCGGTAGACCTGATGTGCGCCGACGCCCACAAGCTCCCCCTTCGCGGCGAATCCGTTAAGCTCCTGGCGACGGTCGCCATGCTGCACCACCTCGCCGACGCGGAGGCGTTCGTGGAGGGCTGTGCTCGCGTCCTAGCCCGAGGCGGAGTAGCCGTGATCGTGGACTGGACACCCGGCTCAAGGCTCTCCCCGCACCCGCCTTCGGAGCACAGGGAGGCTCTCGCCAAGCTCAAGCGGCTTCTGCCGGAGTACCTCAAGCTCGAGGACCTCAGGGTCTACAAGGACTACTTCATAGCCGTCGGCGCGAAGCCCTAG
- a CDS encoding tyrosine--tRNA ligase, protein MDADLLVEMALREPTEELLTPERLRELAERGERLVHYIGFEVSGLVHLGTGLISMQKVADLQRAGVETQVFLADYHSWINKKLGGDLSTIRRVAGGYFKEALRVSLRIAGGDPDRTRFLMGSEVYEKLGLDYFTSVVKVSMETTLSRVRRSITILGRKEAEALSFAQLLYVPMQVADIFSLGVNVAHGGMDQRKAHVIAIDIGEKAFGYKPVALHHHLLPGLSLDQEAWKRLVEAKSSGNKEEFTGILADVKMSKSKPETAIFIHDSEEEVRRKIMQAFCPAGEVELNPVLEIARYIIFRNRSEPFEVINKKTGERLVFSSYRELEEKFRARKVHPLDLKAAVAEELARILEPARKHFTEGPGRNFLEDLREIRITR, encoded by the coding sequence TTGGACGCTGATCTCTTGGTTGAGATGGCCTTGAGAGAGCCGACGGAGGAGCTCCTCACGCCCGAGAGGCTCCGCGAGCTGGCTGAGCGGGGTGAGAGGCTTGTCCACTACATCGGCTTCGAGGTCTCGGGCCTCGTCCACCTAGGGACGGGCCTGATCTCAATGCAGAAGGTCGCCGACCTTCAGCGGGCTGGCGTGGAGACGCAGGTCTTCCTGGCGGACTACCACAGCTGGATCAACAAGAAGCTGGGAGGCGACCTGTCGACGATCAGGCGTGTCGCCGGCGGCTACTTCAAGGAGGCCCTCAGGGTTTCCCTGAGGATCGCCGGGGGCGACCCGGACAGGACGCGCTTCCTGATGGGCAGCGAGGTTTACGAGAAGCTCGGCCTCGACTACTTCACGAGCGTCGTGAAGGTGTCCATGGAGACGACGCTGTCAAGGGTCAGGAGGTCAATAACCATCCTGGGGCGGAAGGAGGCTGAGGCCCTCAGCTTCGCCCAGCTGCTCTACGTGCCGATGCAGGTCGCCGACATCTTCTCCCTCGGGGTGAACGTGGCGCACGGGGGGATGGATCAGAGGAAGGCCCACGTGATAGCGATAGACATCGGTGAGAAGGCTTTCGGGTACAAGCCCGTGGCGCTCCACCACCACCTCCTCCCGGGGCTCAGCCTGGATCAGGAGGCCTGGAAGAGGCTCGTGGAGGCGAAGAGCTCGGGCAACAAGGAGGAGTTCACCGGCATCCTAGCCGACGTGAAGATGTCCAAGTCCAAGCCGGAGACGGCGATCTTCATACACGACTCGGAGGAGGAGGTTAGGAGGAAGATCATGCAAGCCTTCTGCCCCGCGGGCGAGGTCGAGCTCAACCCCGTCCTGGAGATCGCGCGCTACATAATCTTCAGGAACAGGAGCGAGCCCTTCGAGGTCATCAACAAGAAGACGGGCGAGAGGCTCGTGTTCAGCAGCTACCGTGAGCTCGAGGAGAAGTTCAGGGCGCGGAAGGTCCATCCCCTCGACCTCAAGGCGGCCGTCGCGGAGGAGCTCGCCCGGATCCTGGAGCCCGCCCGGAAGCACTTCACGGAGGGGCCGGGCAGGAACTTCCTCGAGGACCTCCGGGAGATAAGGATCACCAGGTGA
- a CDS encoding ABC transporter ATP-binding protein yields MGAAIRVKGLSKRFGKNYAIREATFEVPEGAAAALLGPNGAGKTTTIKILLGLLRPSGGDVEVLGHDPAREEVEVRRLAGVLHEKPYYPPGVTVGRLLTHVARMRGLGDGEVSRVLRFMGLEQYAFTPVRALSRGYLQRLGLAIAVLGEPPLLLLDEPTANLDPGARGEILGLIRSLKEELSTTILISSHIIPELQQVCDYAVFISQGVVLEHGRLHELGRRRGVATSFLVRSRSPREAAAEIIRESFARSVEVRGSEVLVAVEGEKLGEAELFLRQLAEVDMVEEYRPYTASLGELYERVVGA; encoded by the coding sequence ATGGGCGCGGCCATCCGGGTCAAAGGGCTCAGCAAGCGGTTCGGCAAAAACTACGCGATCCGCGAGGCCACGTTCGAGGTGCCTGAAGGGGCCGCGGCCGCGCTCCTCGGGCCCAACGGGGCCGGCAAGACCACGACCATAAAGATCCTGCTGGGCCTCCTCAGGCCGAGTGGCGGGGACGTGGAGGTCCTAGGCCACGACCCGGCGCGAGAGGAGGTTGAGGTAAGGAGGCTGGCAGGGGTGCTTCACGAGAAGCCCTACTACCCACCAGGCGTCACCGTCGGAAGGCTGCTCACCCACGTGGCCAGGATGAGGGGGCTCGGAGATGGGGAGGTGTCCCGCGTGCTGAGGTTCATGGGCCTTGAGCAGTACGCCTTCACCCCCGTCAGGGCGCTCAGCAGGGGTTACCTCCAGAGGCTGGGCCTTGCGATCGCGGTTCTCGGGGAGCCGCCTCTGCTCCTGCTCGACGAGCCAACCGCGAACCTCGACCCCGGGGCGAGGGGGGAGATCCTGGGCCTGATCAGGAGCCTGAAGGAGGAGCTGAGCACAACGATCCTTATCTCCAGCCACATAATACCGGAGCTCCAGCAGGTCTGCGACTACGCGGTCTTCATTAGCCAGGGCGTCGTCCTCGAGCACGGGAGGCTGCACGAGCTCGGCAGGAGGCGCGGGGTGGCTACGAGCTTCCTGGTACGCTCCAGGAGCCCCCGGGAGGCGGCCGCGGAGATAATCCGGGAGAGCTTCGCGAGGAGCGTTGAGGTCCGCGGCAGCGAGGTTCTGGTCGCAGTTGAAGGCGAGAAGCTCGGGGAGGCAGAGCTCTTCCTCAGGCAGCTCGCTGAAGTGGATATGGTTGAGGAGTACAGACCCTACACGGCGAGCCTTGGTGAGCTCTATGAAAGGGTTGTGGGGGCGTAA
- a CDS encoding DUF4349 domain-containing protein, with protein MRRRVLVASALLAAFLLAATLYLLLAPNPATTVSQQASTLPLKEAAQQTTVKPAAPSAPASTPSVSQRNITYSAEVEVSVENVSLAVTRAKSLAGETGGYVASVQLEASGGGSATVTLKVPASNYRRALDALSGLGRVDRVVERALDVTDQWVDLSARLRNLRAEEERLLQLLDKASSVSNVLQVEDRLSYVRYQIEFYDAQLRNLERSVVYATITVTFKPSSNLWSGPRWT; from the coding sequence GTGAGACGCCGAGTACTGGTCGCTTCAGCCTTGTTGGCCGCTTTTCTCCTTGCGGCGACGCTATACCTCCTCCTAGCCCCTAACCCGGCGACTACGGTTTCCCAGCAGGCCTCAACGCTACCTCTTAAAGAGGCGGCGCAGCAAACAACCGTTAAACCTGCGGCTCCCAGCGCCCCAGCTTCAACCCCGTCGGTTTCGCAGAGGAACATAACCTACTCGGCGGAGGTCGAGGTCTCAGTGGAGAACGTGTCGCTGGCTGTCACCAGGGCCAAATCGCTGGCCGGGGAGACGGGAGGGTACGTCGCCTCGGTGCAGCTCGAGGCTAGCGGCGGTGGAAGCGCCACTGTGACCCTTAAGGTGCCGGCCTCGAACTACCGGAGGGCGCTCGACGCGCTCTCAGGGCTAGGTAGGGTCGACAGGGTGGTGGAGAGGGCCTTGGACGTGACGGACCAGTGGGTAGACCTCTCCGCCAGGCTGAGGAACCTTAGGGCCGAGGAGGAGAGGCTGCTCCAGCTTCTCGACAAGGCGTCAAGCGTATCCAATGTACTCCAGGTTGAGGACAGGCTCTCGTACGTGCGGTACCAGATCGAGTTCTATGACGCGCAGTTGCGGAACCTGGAGCGCAGCGTGGTTTACGCGACCATAACGGTCACGTTTAAGCCCTCCTCGAACCTGTGGAGTGGCCCGCGCTGGACGTAG
- a CDS encoding metalloprotease family protein, which translates to MDNGYAFTFDALRHKRELTSHFFALSFLWGAVAGSITLNGASLAWMAAGLLLGGLLHELAHVAALWLMGVRGIELGLIRSKWIVGIYVKSPAELDFARVAVTVLAPLALTPLWAVAAGASEGALRDVFWFAGFWNTAGLCGDLLLLLAAASVREARVADRGHAIEVRGCCPRHQPLLLAVFIDYTVWSFLAVAVALVVAAPVLGSLDVGPLTLVKLNAEWKGGVMQSASVEFGPGAVLLALAASLALTALNWKRKVLAMMRA; encoded by the coding sequence ATGGACAACGGGTATGCCTTCACGTTCGACGCGCTCCGCCACAAGCGCGAGCTCACATCCCACTTCTTCGCCCTCTCCTTCCTGTGGGGGGCTGTCGCGGGCTCCATAACGCTGAACGGTGCAAGCTTAGCGTGGATGGCCGCGGGACTCCTGCTGGGCGGGCTCCTACACGAGCTCGCTCACGTCGCAGCGCTGTGGCTCATGGGAGTGCGTGGGATCGAGCTCGGGCTCATTAGGTCGAAGTGGATCGTCGGCATCTACGTGAAGAGCCCCGCCGAGCTTGATTTCGCGCGCGTGGCGGTAACGGTTCTGGCCCCGCTCGCGCTGACTCCCCTGTGGGCGGTTGCGGCGGGGGCGTCTGAGGGGGCTTTGAGGGACGTGTTCTGGTTCGCCGGGTTCTGGAACACCGCGGGTCTGTGCGGGGACCTTCTCCTCCTGCTCGCGGCCGCCTCCGTGAGGGAGGCGCGCGTAGCCGACAGGGGCCACGCCATCGAAGTGCGCGGGTGCTGCCCGAGGCATCAGCCTTTGCTCCTCGCCGTCTTCATAGACTACACGGTCTGGTCCTTCCTGGCTGTAGCCGTTGCCTTGGTGGTGGCGGCGCCGGTGCTGGGTAGCCTAGATGTCGGGCCGCTCACCCTCGTGAAACTAAACGCTGAGTGGAAAGGGGGTGTGATGCAGAGCGCATCGGTGGAGTTCGGGCCGGGTGCTGTTCTGCTGGCCCTTGCCGCGTCCCTTGCCCTCACCGCGTTAAACTGGAAAAGGAAGGTTCTAGCGATGATGCGCGCCTGA
- a CDS encoding HEPN domain-containing protein translates to MSSYERYVDWLEEALDDYGAAVDLMRLGRYGKACFLAQQAAEKAVKALMIKRLGVHVTVHSVAELLRRLRPAVSVPDELVAVGEKLDRYYVPTRYPNAWPFGAPHKHYTEEDAREAVECAGRVLEFVKREIEPGRSS, encoded by the coding sequence GTGTCGAGCTACGAGAGGTACGTTGACTGGCTGGAGGAGGCTCTCGACGACTACGGGGCGGCGGTTGACCTGATGAGGCTGGGGAGGTACGGCAAGGCGTGCTTCCTCGCCCAGCAGGCAGCTGAGAAGGCGGTGAAGGCCCTCATGATCAAGAGGCTGGGGGTGCACGTTACCGTCCACAGCGTGGCTGAGCTCCTCAGGAGGCTCAGGCCGGCGGTGAGCGTCCCCGATGAGCTCGTCGCAGTGGGGGAGAAGCTCGACAGGTACTACGTGCCGACCAGGTACCCCAACGCTTGGCCCTTCGGGGCCCCGCACAAGCACTACACGGAGGAGGACGCGAGGGAGGCTGTCGAGTGTGCAGGCAGGGTGCTCGAATTCGTTAAGAGAGAGATTGAGCCGGGTCGCTCCTCCTAA
- a CDS encoding AAA family ATPase, whose product MLFDPRPKSTRSELFDRDAELSELHRLIDEERPIVALTGVRRIGKTSVLRVLLSEVNIPFILMDARGLPANYGLRDLYALLSSGMSNKGFIESMRSILESIRGLRIMGFEVELAWKGRSALPLPVLLDYLNKRRVIIAVDEAQCLRGPRGGVFLEALAHAYDYDDNITFILTGSEVGLLFEYLGVDDTSSPLYGRRVDTITLDRFSRDDSVEFLRQGFREAGVEVPSHYIEAIVDFFDGIPGWLAMAGGTVVSARGRIGLEELRRQAVEVARRELMEIVKARGRRYALVLKLIAQGVKRWSELKSRLEEAEGRIVPSSVLHNILESLRKLSIVEDYEFLDPVYREAARTL is encoded by the coding sequence ATGCTGTTTGATCCCAGGCCCAAGTCCACTAGGAGCGAGCTCTTCGATAGAGACGCGGAGCTCAGTGAGCTACACAGGTTAATCGATGAGGAGAGGCCTATAGTAGCTTTAACTGGCGTTAGGAGGATTGGGAAGACGAGTGTGCTTAGGGTTTTACTCAGCGAGGTAAATATACCCTTCATACTCATGGACGCACGAGGGTTGCCAGCGAACTACGGCTTAAGGGATCTCTACGCACTCCTCTCGAGCGGCATGTCAAACAAGGGCTTCATCGAGTCCATGAGGAGTATCCTGGAGTCCATTAGGGGCTTAAGGATAATGGGCTTCGAGGTTGAGCTGGCTTGGAAGGGTAGGAGCGCGCTGCCCCTGCCCGTTCTCCTAGACTACCTGAATAAGAGGAGAGTTATAATAGCTGTCGACGAGGCACAGTGCTTGAGGGGGCCGCGTGGCGGGGTGTTCCTTGAGGCGCTTGCCCACGCATACGACTACGATGACAACATCACCTTTATACTAACGGGCTCCGAGGTGGGCCTCCTCTTCGAGTACCTGGGGGTAGATGATACGTCGTCACCCCTATATGGTAGGAGAGTGGATACTATTACCCTGGATAGGTTTTCTAGGGATGATTCCGTGGAGTTCCTTAGGCAGGGCTTCAGGGAGGCCGGGGTAGAGGTGCCTTCCCATTACATTGAGGCAATAGTCGACTTCTTCGACGGGATACCGGGCTGGCTGGCTATGGCCGGGGGCACAGTCGTCTCGGCGCGCGGGAGGATAGGGCTTGAGGAGTTGAGGAGGCAGGCGGTCGAGGTCGCAAGGAGGGAGCTAATGGAGATAGTTAAAGCCAGGGGGAGGAGGTATGCCCTAGTGTTAAAGCTAATAGCTCAGGGCGTGAAGAGGTGGAGTGAGCTCAAGTCGAGGCTGGAGGAGGCAGAGGGCAGGATAGTGCCTAGCAGCGTGCTACACAACATCCTCGAATCCCTCAGGAAGCTGAGCATAGTGGAAGACTACGAGTTCCTAGACCCAGTCTACAGGGAGGCTGCCAGGACACTCTAG
- a CDS encoding HAD family hydrolase — MKAVSFDVWSTLMSIDVFYRAVAEALAEATGRDPGEVFNRVKRAYSAVKSARRAGLVNESRVVQSSTEIFLEALGIASKYELYWAVARAVNAVDARALPLDGAAEALQELSSQGYALAVTSNVIFWPGYLTRVLLDKAGLGRFFRVQVYADEVGTLKPSVKPFQEVLQALGASPSEAVHVGDSPQEDLAGALNAGMGAVLLDWGREKALLDARLRVAVVGSLGEVPSAVAALLQA; from the coding sequence GTGAAGGCCGTAAGCTTCGACGTCTGGTCCACCCTGATGAGCATCGACGTGTTCTACAGGGCCGTCGCAGAGGCCCTCGCCGAGGCGACAGGCCGCGACCCAGGCGAGGTCTTCAACCGCGTAAAGAGGGCCTACTCCGCCGTGAAGTCCGCCAGGCGGGCCGGCCTGGTCAACGAGTCTAGGGTGGTTCAGAGCTCCACCGAAATCTTCCTCGAGGCTCTGGGCATCGCCTCGAAGTACGAGCTCTACTGGGCTGTCGCCCGGGCCGTCAACGCGGTCGACGCCCGCGCGCTACCCCTCGACGGCGCCGCCGAGGCCCTCCAGGAGCTGTCGTCGCAAGGCTACGCGCTAGCCGTCACGAGCAACGTGATCTTCTGGCCAGGCTACCTCACCAGGGTCCTACTGGACAAGGCGGGGCTAGGCAGGTTCTTCAGAGTCCAGGTCTACGCCGACGAGGTGGGGACGCTGAAGCCCAGCGTGAAGCCCTTCCAGGAGGTGCTCCAGGCCCTGGGGGCAAGCCCCTCAGAGGCCGTCCACGTGGGCGACAGCCCCCAGGAGGACTTAGCGGGAGCACTCAACGCCGGGATGGGCGCAGTGCTGCTCGACTGGGGGCGCGAGAAAGCGCTGTTGGACGCGAGGCTCAGGGTCGCGGTTGTGGGCTCTCTCGGTGAAGTCCCCAGTGCTGTGGCCGCGTTGCTTCAAGCGTGA
- a CDS encoding aminoacyl-tRNA deacylase yields MLGPSHLEEFLRSRGIPYRLVEVGEAATSDDASRSLGVEKSQIAKTVVFISDSGETVLVVVRADRRVDQARLAKLLGYRRLRLARTEEVAESTGYPPGGVPPLGHLRELPVILDLEIAGGEYWCGGGDERHLLLLDFRMIAGPGFKVMDVPKKQ; encoded by the coding sequence TTGCTCGGCCCCAGCCACCTCGAGGAGTTCCTCAGGTCCCGGGGGATCCCCTACAGGCTCGTGGAGGTCGGTGAGGCGGCGACCTCGGACGACGCGTCGAGGAGCCTAGGCGTCGAGAAGTCCCAGATAGCCAAAACGGTTGTCTTCATCTCGGACAGTGGCGAAACCGTCTTGGTCGTCGTGCGGGCAGACCGAAGGGTGGATCAGGCTAGGCTCGCTAAGCTGCTAGGCTACAGGAGGCTGAGGCTCGCGAGGACCGAGGAGGTTGCGGAGAGCACCGGCTACCCTCCGGGAGGCGTCCCTCCCCTCGGGCACCTCAGGGAGCTTCCAGTTATCCTGGACCTGGAGATCGCTGGAGGCGAGTACTGGTGCGGGGGCGGGGACGAGAGGCACCTCCTGCTCCTGGACTTCAGGATGATAGCAGGGCCAGGCTTTAAGGTGATGGATGTCCCCAAGAAGCAGTGA
- a CDS encoding radical SAM protein produces the protein MSFPEVLQVEPTNTCNLSCVMCVRRTWRQASFGHMSFELFRKVVDEAAGRVRRLALYGFGEPLNHPRFIDLLAYAREKMGDGVFIHFVTNGTLMDGSAARRVFEAGADQVAFSVDAPDLEPLSEIRVGAQRYDVLGNLREAARAKEEYAARVGVAVVLMRRNYRMLPEIVRRAGELNLDFIVVSHMVPYHPALACETVYSTASREAVEFFKETGGRLDSLAREAIYDSLLAHYTYSSSGKQKLYLQLVEKIAARGYSVNADIARDTLQREQLLREVEEYIEEAREVARAYGLEAKLPSVYADSLRRSCPYIDENAMMILWDGNVAPCMDLAYEHPLYTNLHEKNVRAVRFGSVASQSIEEVWNSPRYVQFRKVRKNLPAGVPWCADCPFATRKCWFIDSNEYDCYGNEVGCSECVYSAGLAHCII, from the coding sequence ATGAGCTTTCCGGAAGTCCTGCAGGTCGAGCCCACGAACACCTGTAACCTTTCCTGCGTCATGTGCGTCAGGAGGACCTGGCGCCAGGCGTCGTTCGGGCACATGAGCTTCGAGCTATTCCGAAAGGTTGTGGACGAGGCCGCCGGGCGGGTCAGGAGGCTGGCCCTCTACGGCTTCGGCGAGCCCCTAAACCACCCCAGGTTCATCGACCTCCTGGCCTACGCCAGGGAGAAAATGGGGGACGGCGTGTTCATCCACTTCGTCACGAACGGCACGCTGATGGACGGCTCCGCAGCCAGGCGGGTCTTCGAGGCCGGGGCCGACCAGGTCGCGTTCAGCGTCGACGCTCCCGACCTCGAGCCTTTAAGCGAGATACGCGTCGGCGCCCAGCGCTACGACGTCCTGGGTAACCTCAGGGAGGCGGCGAGAGCCAAGGAGGAGTACGCGGCCAGGGTCGGGGTAGCCGTGGTGCTGATGAGGCGCAACTACAGGATGCTACCGGAGATCGTGAGGCGCGCGGGGGAGCTAAACCTGGACTTCATCGTCGTATCCCACATGGTGCCGTACCATCCGGCCCTCGCCTGTGAGACTGTCTACAGCACCGCGAGCAGAGAGGCGGTAGAGTTCTTCAAGGAGACGGGCGGGAGGCTGGACAGCCTGGCGCGGGAGGCGATATACGACAGCCTGCTGGCCCACTACACGTACTCAAGCTCGGGGAAGCAGAAGCTGTACCTCCAGCTTGTCGAGAAGATCGCGGCTAGGGGCTACAGCGTGAACGCGGACATCGCGCGGGACACGCTACAGCGCGAGCAGCTGCTCCGGGAGGTTGAGGAGTACATAGAGGAGGCCAGGGAGGTTGCGAGGGCCTACGGCCTAGAGGCAAAGCTACCCAGCGTCTACGCGGACTCGCTCAGGCGGAGCTGCCCCTACATAGACGAGAACGCGATGATGATACTCTGGGACGGCAACGTCGCGCCTTGCATGGATCTCGCCTACGAGCACCCCCTCTACACGAACCTTCACGAGAAGAACGTGAGAGCTGTGCGCTTCGGCAGCGTCGCGTCCCAGAGCATCGAGGAGGTGTGGAACAGCCCCAGGTACGTGCAGTTCCGCAAGGTGAGGAAGAACCTCCCCGCGGGGGTGCCCTGGTGCGCGGACTGCCCCTTCGCGACGAGGAAGTGCTGGTTCATCGACAGCAACGAGTACGACTGCTACGGCAACGAGGTGGGGTGCAGCGAATGCGTTTACAGCGCCGGCTTAGCTCATTGCATAATCTAG